ACCACGCTGGACAACGTCACGTGGAACCAGTTCCGGACCGGCTTCAACGGCTTGCTCTACCTCAGCGCGGGGTACTCCTCCGGCGAGCGCCTCGGGCGGGTCCAGCGGTTGTTCAACAACATCCTCGGCGGGGGCGGCACGCTCTCCGTCACCGAGTCGATCGGAGTCCAGGCGAACAACCAGCTCCTCGACGCCGAGATTCTCTCCCCGCACCTTCTCGCCGCGTACACGAACGCGACCGCCCCGGGAGCCGCTCCCGAGCTCCAGGCGATCGTGGCGGACCCGCGCATCGGCGACGCGATCTCGCGCCTGTCCGCCTGGGACTTCAGCACGCCGACCGGGATCACGCAGGGGTACGACCCCGGCGACAATCCCCTCGCGCTGGCTCCGCCCTCGCAGGCGGAGATCAACGCCAGCGTCGCGGCGACGATCTACGCGACGTGGCGCGGCCAGATGGTCAAGCGCGTGGTCGACGGGACCCTCGCCACCCTCCCGGGATTGAGCAGCTACGCTCCGGGAAGCGACCAGGCGATGAGCGCGCTGCGCCGCCTTCTCGACAACTACCCGATCAACGGCGGGACCGGAGCGTCGCTCGTCAACTTCTTCGAGGTGCCGGGGGTCGCCGACCAGAACGTCGCGCGGGACATCATCCTGCTCGAGAGCCTCCGCAACGGCCTCGACCTGCTCGCCTCCGCGGCGTTCGCGCCGGCGTTCAACAACTCGACGAACCTCGACGATTACCGGTGGGGCAAGCTCCATCGCATCGTCTTCTCGCATTTCCTCGGCGGTTCCCTCAGCGTGCCGCCCACCGGATCGCCGTCGAACCTCGCCCCCAACCTCCCGGGGTTCGCGCGCGCCGGAGGGCGCGGATCGGTCGACGCCGCGTCGCACGACGCCCGCGCGGACGGCCTGAACGAGTTCATGTTCGGGAGCGGGCCGGCGCGCCGGGTGATCGCGAACATGCGACCCGGATGCCCCGAGGTCCTGGAAGTGATCCCCGGCGGCGAGAACGGCGCCCCCGGGGGAGCGAACTCCACCGACCAGCTGGGTCTGTGGCTGGTCAACGCCTACAAGCCGCTGCCGGTGTGCATGGCGGACGTCAACGCGAACGCGGTCGAGACCGTCCAGCTCGCGTGCGGCAACGGCGTGGTCGGTCCCGGCGAGGAGTGCGACGACGCGAACGGAAACAACGCCGACGGGTGCAACGACGCGTGCCTGATCGTGCCGATCGTCACCTGCCTTTCCCCGACCGTCTCCGCCGACGCGTCGACGTGCACCGCGGAGATCGCGTGCGACGCCGTCGCCTCGTGCGTCGACCCCCGGGGCGGAGCGGTGTCCACCACGTGCGCGCCGGAAGGACCGTACGCGCTCGGCTCGACCGACGTCACCCTGGAGTGCGTCGGAGGCGGCGGACGTACCTCGGTCGCGATCTGCGCGGTGGCGGTGGCGGACACCACGCCCCCGACCGTGACGGTGGCCACGGTGCCCGACACGTTGTGGCCGCCCAACCACCAGATGGCGACCGTCGACGCGACGGTGACGGTCGCGGACGCCTGCGATCCGTCCCCGACGGTCGTGCTCGTCTCGGTCGCGTCGAGCGAGCCCGACGACGCCCAGGGAGGCGGCGACGGTCATACCGTCGACGACATCCAGGATGCGACGGTCGGCACCGCCGACTTCCAGCTTCTGCTCCGTGCCGAGCGGCTGGGCTCGGGAGACGGACGGACGTACACCCTGACCTACCAGGCCACGGACGCCTCGGGGAACACGGGGACGGGGTCCGCGGACGTCGCGGTGCCGTACTCCATGGCGGACGTCGTCGAGCCGCTCAGCCTCGCCGTCAGCGGCGGGGCCGCGACGCGCCTGGAGTGGGCGCCGGTCACCGGCGCGCTCCACTACGACGTCGTGCGGGGCGACCTCGCCGCGTTGCGGATCGACGGGTCCAACGTCGATCTCGGCAGCGTCGCCTGCATCGAGCGCCGCTCGCTCGACACGAACACCTCCGGCAACGAAGACACCGATCTGCCGGAGCCCGGGCAGGCCTTCTTCTACGCGGTGCAGTTCTACGACGGGATCCAGGACAGCTCGTACGGCTCCGAGTCGGTCGGACGAGCGCGCGTGGTCTCCGGCGGAGACTGCCCGTAAGGCCCGCCTCGCGTCCGCGATCCACGAAGCCCGCCCGGCGAGAGCCGGGCGGGCTTTTTCATGAAACTAGCGCTCGACGATCTCCAGGATCTCGCACTCGCTTTCCTGTCGGTGGCGACCCGGGGCATCCACGGTCACGAAGCGCTTGGTCCACTCGATCGCCTCGGCTTTCGAGGCGGCCTGGATGATCGCGTACCCCGCGACCAGCTCCTTCGTCTCCGCGAACGGACCGTCGAGGACCGTGCGCTTGTTTCCGGAGTAACGCACGCGCACGCCCTTGGCGCTGGGTTGGAGGCCTTCGCCCGAGAGGATCACGCCCGCCTTCACGCCCGCCTCGATGAAGGCGCCCATCGCGGTGAGGAGCGTCTCGTCGGGCATCACGCCCGCCTCCGTGTCGGCGTCGGCCTTGAGCAGGCCCATGTACCGGATCGTTCCGGGCCTGCGCGCCGGTGCGGGAGCCGCCCGGAACTCCTCTTCCTTCCGGCGCCACCCGTCGGGGGTCTCGGCCGGATCGACGGGGAAGTCGTCCAGCTCGAAGAGCGGACGGATCTCGACCTCGCCCTCCCGCAGCGCAACGCGCTTCGCCCACTCGACGGCCGCGTCCTTCGACTCCGCCTCGACGAGCCAGTATCCCGAGATCGAGGGAGTCGCCGGATCGTCGGGGGGATCGCTCACCTCGACCGCACCTCCCGCGTAGCGGACGCGGACTCCCTTCGAACGGGGCAAGAGACGATCGGCCGCGAGCAGAGCCCCCGCATCCGCGGGGGCGACGTCGGGGGTTGCCCGGACCAGCATCAGGAATCGCATGGGGCCTCCTTGATTGATGTCCCGCTCCTGCGACGAGGGACGGGGAGCCGAATCGACACCCGTGGAGGATTTTCCCCGGGACCCCGTCAACGGCAAGCCGAGCCGTCGCAGCCGCAGTCGAGGCAGCCGTGCTCCGCGCACGTGCCGCAGCTCCGCTCGAACTGACGCCGGAGCGCCTCCCGCGCGCGGAACAGCCGCACGGAGGCGTTGTTCG
The genomic region above belongs to Candidatus Polarisedimenticolaceae bacterium and contains:
- a CDS encoding penicillin acylase family protein — translated: MNDQKRLRPIAIVLATVLAFAGFASAAQLDGPASIIYDAYRVPTIVAQTEHDAIFLMGYLHAKNRLFQMDFQRRLFSGRVSELVGSSGLAQDVQLRTLGLRRAAERSLPVQTPESMAWLQAYADGVNAFLTNPAEPLPIEYGALEINRAGIPLWTPADSLTMAKGLAFGLSFDLGDINRTLALLNYRGVCTAVGCNGLQLYNDDLWRVAPFESGVSIPPPPLFAPETPVPAPPAEETYPPYLSDPDFQGLVEAYRNEIVEIPILQDALEKDTAETGSNWWIVSGPKSESGHPMLANDPHLSLGSPSTFIEVHLNVTGGINVTGVSFPGTPGIVLGCNDTVCWGATVNAMDVTDVFNEVLLPMNPAAPTTPTHILFEGVPEPLQFIPQTFFINVIGDGVPNSLVNAGVPSTSGGVTMVVPRRNNGPIVQVSYNPAAPNPLTGLSVAYTGWSATHEVETLRRFARASSMADFKAALQFFDVGSQNWSYADIHGNIAYYTSGELPIRQDLQTLFFPAGLVHPGLIRDGTNTNKHQWQPLTGPPEPNQALGTRILPFAEMPQVENPVAGYVLNANNDPIGTTLDNVTWNQFRTGFNGLLYLSAGYSSGERLGRVQRLFNNILGGGGTLSVTESIGVQANNQLLDAEILSPHLLAAYTNATAPGAAPELQAIVADPRIGDAISRLSAWDFSTPTGITQGYDPGDNPLALAPPSQAEINASVAATIYATWRGQMVKRVVDGTLATLPGLSSYAPGSDQAMSALRRLLDNYPINGGTGASLVNFFEVPGVADQNVARDIILLESLRNGLDLLASAAFAPAFNNSTNLDDYRWGKLHRIVFSHFLGGSLSVPPTGSPSNLAPNLPGFARAGGRGSVDAASHDARADGLNEFMFGSGPARRVIANMRPGCPEVLEVIPGGENGAPGGANSTDQLGLWLVNAYKPLPVCMADVNANAVETVQLACGNGVVGPGEECDDANGNNADGCNDACLIVPIVTCLSPTVSADASTCTAEIACDAVASCVDPRGGAVSTTCAPEGPYALGSTDVTLECVGGGGRTSVAICAVAVADTTPPTVTVATVPDTLWPPNHQMATVDATVTVADACDPSPTVVLVSVASSEPDDAQGGGDGHTVDDIQDATVGTADFQLLLRAERLGSGDGRTYTLTYQATDASGNTGTGSADVAVPYSMADVVEPLSLAVSGGAATRLEWAPVTGALHYDVVRGDLAALRIDGSNVDLGSVACIERRSLDTNTSGNEDTDLPEPGQAFFYAVQFYDGIQDSSYGSESVGRARVVSGGDCP
- a CDS encoding YciI family protein; translation: MRFLMLVRATPDVAPADAGALLAADRLLPRSKGVRVRYAGGAVEVSDPPDDPATPSISGYWLVEAESKDAAVEWAKRVALREGEVEIRPLFELDDFPVDPAETPDGWRRKEEEFRAAPAPARRPGTIRYMGLLKADADTEAGVMPDETLLTAMGAFIEAGVKAGVILSGEGLQPSAKGVRVRYSGNKRTVLDGPFAETKELVAGYAIIQAASKAEAIEWTKRFVTVDAPGRHRQESECEILEIVER